In Rhodovulum sulfidophilum DSM 1374, the following are encoded in one genomic region:
- a CDS encoding carboxymuconolactone decarboxylase family protein, whose amino-acid sequence MATVKIWTDAEAEADPRVKAVFDDIRATRKTDFVNNVWRALASQPAVLETTWAQVKAVMASESALDPLTKELIYMAVSVANGCSYCAHSHTASARAKGMTEAQYQDFLAVIGLASQTNALVTALQVPVDPEFEV is encoded by the coding sequence ATGGCCACGGTGAAGATCTGGACCGACGCGGAGGCAGAGGCCGACCCGCGCGTCAAGGCGGTGTTCGACGACATCCGCGCCACCCGCAAGACCGATTTCGTGAACAATGTCTGGCGGGCGCTGGCCAGCCAGCCCGCGGTGCTGGAAACGACCTGGGCACAGGTCAAGGCGGTGATGGCGAGCGAAAGCGCGCTCGACCCGCTGACCAAGGAGCTGATCTACATGGCGGTCTCGGTCGCCAATGGCTGTTCCTATTGCGCCCATTCCCATACCGCCTCGGCACGCGCCAAGGGCATGACCGAGGCCCAGTACCAGGATTTCCTCGCCGTGATCGGGCTGGCCTCGCAGACCAATGCGCTGGTCACCGCGCTGCAGGTGCCGGTCGATCCCGAATTCGAGGTCTGA
- a CDS encoding quinone oxidoreductase family protein, which translates to MEKAIIARAPGGPETLDWVDWTPPAPGPGEVLVRHGAVGLNFIDTYFRSGLYPWPGEILIPGSEAAGRIEALGEGVEGLSVGQRVAYTTQTGACSTARVLPADRLVPLPDAIPDEIAASIMLKGLTAQYLMRSSFPATEGQTVLVHAAAGGVGLLLGQWLAAKGVRAIGTAGGPEKTALARAHGYAEVIDYRAGDFVSPVMAATDGLGVDAVYDSVGQDTWRGSLACLKPRGMFVSFGQSSGLPEDFRLSDLAKGSLSATRPVLFDFIADPAELRTRAAELFAAVADGTLTPRIGRSWPLAETAEAHRALEARATTGATVLLP; encoded by the coding sequence ATGGAAAAAGCCATCATCGCCCGCGCGCCGGGCGGCCCCGAGACGCTTGACTGGGTCGACTGGACCCCGCCCGCCCCCGGCCCCGGCGAGGTGCTGGTCCGCCACGGCGCGGTCGGGCTGAATTTCATCGACACCTATTTCCGCTCGGGCCTCTACCCTTGGCCGGGCGAGATCCTGATCCCCGGCAGCGAGGCCGCGGGCCGCATCGAGGCGCTGGGCGAGGGCGTCGAGGGGCTGTCGGTCGGCCAGCGCGTCGCCTATACGACGCAGACCGGCGCCTGCTCTACCGCGCGCGTGCTGCCCGCCGACCGGCTGGTGCCCCTGCCCGACGCCATCCCCGACGAGATCGCGGCCTCGATCATGCTGAAGGGGCTGACCGCGCAATACCTGATGCGCTCGAGCTTTCCGGCGACCGAAGGCCAGACCGTTCTGGTTCATGCCGCGGCCGGAGGCGTCGGGCTTCTGCTGGGGCAATGGCTGGCGGCGAAGGGCGTGCGCGCCATCGGCACCGCGGGCGGGCCCGAAAAGACGGCGCTCGCCCGCGCCCATGGCTATGCCGAGGTGATCGACTACCGCGCGGGCGATTTCGTGAGCCCGGTGATGGCCGCGACCGACGGGCTCGGCGTTGACGCGGTCTATGACAGCGTCGGACAGGACACCTGGCGCGGCTCGCTCGCCTGCCTGAAACCGCGCGGCATGTTCGTAAGCTTCGGACAGTCCTCGGGCCTGCCGGAGGATTTCCGCCTGTCCGACCTCGCCAAGGGCAGCCTTTCGGCAACGCGACCGGTGCTGTTCGACTTCATCGCCGATCCGGCCGAGCTGCGTACCCGCGCGGCCGAGCTGTTCGCGGCGGTGGCCGATGGCACGCTGACGCCCCGGATCGGCCGGAGCTGGCCGCTGGCCGAAACCGCCGAGGCCCATCGCGCACTCGAAGCCCGTGCCACCACCGGAGCCACGGTCCTGCTGCCATAA